A stretch of DNA from Syntrophorhabdaceae bacterium:
CATGGTGCATAGCGCTATCCTTTAGAATGTCGCGAAGAGCAAAGGGATGTGGCGTATCTTTGTCTATAAGGCTTAACGCATGTCGGTCGATACGAAGTAGCGCGGTCTTGATAAAAGCACGTGCGCAATAAGGAGGCGCTTCATTGCTGATAACCTGGTACGACCCATCTGCAGCAAAAACGATGGAGAGCGGATTTCCTCCGGGTGTAACTATGGACCAGAGCCTGCTCGCCTCCTCAGCGTTTGGCTCAACATCCGTCAACTCGCGACACAATTTCTGGACCAGAGGATTATCCAGGACTTTGAGGTGTCCGAGCTTGCTTGCCCGTTCTGCAGGCAGTCTCCGGCCTCCTTGGAACGCCATCACTAACGTCCTTTCCCAGCCGAAGTACTAGCCGGTTCAGCGCCTACAGCGGCCGGTGGGGTGAATAGGTACACCTGGACCGGGACAACAAAGCGGTGCGAACGAGTAAGCATTCGGATGTATCCGGGTGTTTTTGCTGAAAGGATATCGTCCTGAAGGCTGTCATAAGCCACATTCAATTTGCCGAGGGCGGAGACTTCATCACGCGAGGAAAGGTGTGCGATGAAAAAGTTCTCCGTCTGCGCCAGAAGATCTCGGTTAATCGTGGTAGGCGATTGCGTGGAATAGACCATACCAATATGGTACTTTGCACCCTCTTTTGCAAAGCGGCTGTATATCGTGGTGACATCCTCTGTGCGTGGAAAAAGGTTGTGCGCCTCTTCAAAATAGAGCTGGACAAAGTGATCGCCGAGATTATTGTTGCTGAACTTGTCCACCTGGTGGTTAAAAACAGCTTTCGAAAGTTCATTGGAGAAGTATTCCATAACCTTCGGGTTTGCATTTCCCAGATCGAGGATGACGGTTTGCCCGGCATTAATCAGCGTCAAGATGTCTGATATGAAGTTACCAGCATTGGGGTCGTGATAGTTGCGAAAAGGTAACAACAGGGAGATCCCGGCGCGCCCAGGCGGGGGTTCAAGAAACTCAAGAAGGGCTATATCCTCAGAGCTAAAAAGCGGTCCGCCACCGGACTGAAGACTAGGGTCATTTGCTGGAGCGCTTCGGCGGTAACGATTCACTGCCTCGAGTTCAGTAATGAGGCTGCTAAGGGAATTCGGAGGCGCAGGCGGGTTTTTGTTGAATGCTGCGTTTCGGAGGTTCTGAGAAAACCCTGGGTTAAAATTTCTTGTAGCCCCGGATGTCAGACCAAGTTGTCGTAAAGTGGTTTCATCTGCTGGAAAACTGGCTTTCGACAGTACTGCCCAGTACGTCTGAATACGGCGGATCAGTCGAATCTTATCACCGCCTATTGGCATGGCCATCACATCAGCGACAGATGGAAGCTCTACGCTGGCGAATGCATTAATGTATGCTGAATCCCGGTTTGCCTGCCGCAGCAGGCTGGCCAACACAGGGAGGGAACCTTCTGGATTTGTGAAGAAATTTAGTTTTAGAGGACGGGACGGAGTGCCAGATTTCGGTGTCAATGCGTAGACGGTACATTTAGCCGGATATCCACTGGCCAGGGAACGATTGTTGTCCTGAGGGTTGTCGTTGGCATACTCACCATTAATGTCGAAAATAAGTTGGCCTACATTAGGCTGCGTCTCGATCAGGCTTTGAGCAATGAGTTTCACTACATTGCTCTTGCCAAGGCGGGTCTTGCCGAACATCGCAGTCCGGCATCCCATGAAATCATTAGTTGTTACGTTCACATCAACATTTGGAGTGGGCTTTCCTGGTAGCGGTAGTCTGCATTCCGTCATTCTCAGCTTGCCCATCGAGAAGCGGCCCTCGACTCGAACCAACGTGTTCACAATTAAATTCAGCAGATCATCGCAAGGCGCATAGACTCGATACTTGTGGGCGCTTACAAAGTTATTCAAATCTCCTGAGAATTCGACTTCGTTGAGCTTTTCGGGATGCGGATAGAACATACCGAGGACGCTCGTCTTGAGAGCCCCCCATTGTAGCTCGCTTTGGGTAAAAACGTCCAGTTCGGGCATAGATTTCTTCTGGAGTTCAAAATAGGTTTGCTGAACGTCCTGCGACAACGGCGTTGGTGCCGATTCAAGGACACGAAGCAATGTGAAGTGGGGTGGAAGAGAATAGAAGTTGGCGGGTGCCATAATGAGCAGCGAGTTGCGGGGAACACCACCTACGGCGATTTTGAAGGGGTCTGAGGTTATGATCGTGAGAGTATCGTATCCAATATCAAGAACATAACCTACAAAGCGCATCTCGTTGTATTTCTTAGCTTTTTCATTGGCGTCTTCACGTTCCACGAACTGCTGTAGAATGCGCAACGGATGATCCTGCATCGCAGCATCTTCAAAAAACTCCTTCATATTATCTCCTCAAAAATTCATTACGAGCACCTCGCCGGTTTCTTTGGTGATGTGTCCTGGCGAATGACCGACTCCAACTCTGAATGGGATCATTGCATATTGAGGGTATAGCGCCTTGATATCTTCGTGGGATGATATGGTCATAACCCATCGCACTCCACGCTCAGTAGCTCGATTAAGGGATGCGGCGAGGCGTTGGTGGGATGTAAAGGTGAACTGCGCGAACATGTAGTGATCGACCCGCGACTCCCGACGACCAGGGTGGTATGGAGGGTCCAGAAAGATGAAATCCTTTTTCTGTGAGGCATCAACTACGGTCTCGAAATCAGCACACAGAAGTTTTACGCCTCTGAGGGCTTTGGCAACCTGGACAAGATCTTCTTCTGCTATGGCCCATCGGCGTCCCTGTCCTCCATATCCGATGTTAAAGCGACCCTGGGAGTTCTGACGCCACATACCTTTGAAGCATGTTCGGTTTAGATAGAGTGTACGAGCGGCTTTAGAGATGACGTCCCATCCAGTAGTGTCCTGCCGGCGAATCCGATAGTACTCCCTTTTTCCACTCTTGTAGCCAGAGTAT
This window harbors:
- a CDS encoding Dam family site-specific DNA-(adenine-N6)-methyltransferase codes for the protein MNSHVEGSVMSNQPAKTPIRYPGGKQRFLNQIVATLPRVDAIEGHFVEPFLGGGSVFFAIQAKPAILSDKNSELIDLYKGIRRAPHKVWEIYSGYKSGKREYYRIRRQDTTGWDVISKAARTLYLNRTCFKGMWRQNSQGRFNIGYGGQGRRWAIAEEDLVQVAKALRGVKLLCADFETVVDASQKKDFIFLDPPYHPGRRESRVDHYMFAQFTFTSHQRLAASLNRATERGVRWVMTISSHEDIKALYPQYAMIPFRVGVGHSPGHITKETGEVLVMNF
- a CDS encoding DUF87 domain-containing protein — translated: MKEFFEDAAMQDHPLRILQQFVEREDANEKAKKYNEMRFVGYVLDIGYDTLTIITSDPFKIAVGGVPRNSLLIMAPANFYSLPPHFTLLRVLESAPTPLSQDVQQTYFELQKKSMPELDVFTQSELQWGALKTSVLGMFYPHPEKLNEVEFSGDLNNFVSAHKYRVYAPCDDLLNLIVNTLVRVEGRFSMGKLRMTECRLPLPGKPTPNVDVNVTTNDFMGCRTAMFGKTRLGKSNVVKLIAQSLIETQPNVGQLIFDINGEYANDNPQDNNRSLASGYPAKCTVYALTPKSGTPSRPLKLNFFTNPEGSLPVLASLLRQANRDSAYINAFASVELPSVADVMAMPIGGDKIRLIRRIQTYWAVLSKASFPADETTLRQLGLTSGATRNFNPGFSQNLRNAAFNKNPPAPPNSLSSLITELEAVNRYRRSAPANDPSLQSGGGPLFSSEDIALLEFLEPPPGRAGISLLLPFRNYHDPNAGNFISDILTLINAGQTVILDLGNANPKVMEYFSNELSKAVFNHQVDKFSNNNLGDHFVQLYFEEAHNLFPRTEDVTTIYSRFAKEGAKYHIGMVYSTQSPTTINRDLLAQTENFFIAHLSSRDEVSALGKLNVAYDSLQDDILSAKTPGYIRMLTRSHRFVVPVQVYLFTPPAAVGAEPASTSAGKGR